GGAGGGAAACGCTGTCCGCGACTTCTGCGAGCCCGATCGTATCGTGCTCGGTACCGGGGATACGAGGACGGCAAGGATGCTCGGGAACCTCTACGCCTCCTTCACCTGCCCGAAGATCGAGACCTCGATCCGGACGGCGGAGATGATCAAATACGCGAGCAACGCTTTCCTTGCCACGAAGATCAGCTTTGCGAACGAGATCGGCAACCTTGCAAAGAAGCTCGGGATCGACTCGGAGGAGGTCTTTGCCGGGGTCGGGCTTGACAGCCGGATCGGTCCGGCCTTCTTCCGGACGGGAATCGGGTTTGGGGGTTCGTGTTTCCCAAAGGACGTCCGGGCCCTGATCGCCGGGGCGGGAGGCCACGGCGAGGATCTCCATGTCCTGCACGCGGCGTTGCGCGTCAACGAGGATCAACCCCTGAGGCTGTTCCGGCTGATACAGGCACGCATCCCTGACCTCAAAGGGCGGCGGATCGGCATCCTCGGTCTTGCCTTCAAGCCCGACACCGACGACGTCAGGGAGAGCCGGGCCATCCCGATCGTCAGGGCGCTGCTCGATGCGGGGGCCGATATCATTGCCTACGACCCTCTTGCCATGGAGAACTTCGCCGCTCTCTTCCCGCAGATCGATTACGCGCCATCGGCCCGGGCCGTCCTCTCGGCCGACGCCGTCCTGATCACGACCGAGTGGGAAGAGTTTGAGCACCTCGACTACAGCGGGGCGACCGTCATCGACGGGCGGAGGATTGCGGCTGCTTCCCGGACCGCGGAAATTTATGAGGGGGTTTGCTGGTGAGGGAGGTCAGGAAGGCCGTCATCCCTGCAGCAGGCCTCGGCACCCGGTTCCTCCCGGCGACGAAGGCGATGCCCAAGGAGATGCTCCCGCTCATCGACCGGCCGGTGATCCAGTACGTGGTGGAAGAGGCGATCGACTCAGGGATTGACGACCTGATCATCATTACCGGGCGGGGGAAGCGGGCGATAGAGGACTACTTCGACGACTCGCCCGAACTCGAGATGCACCTGCGCGATCACGGGAAACACGAGACGCTCAAGACGGTGCGTGACGTCTCTTCCCTCGTCGATATCCACTACATCCGGCAGAAGGAGCCGAGAGGACTTGGCGACGCTATCTTGCGTGCTGAAAAGCACATCGGCGACGAACCGTTTGCGGTCCTTCTCGGAGACG
The genomic region above belongs to Methanoculleus oceani and contains:
- a CDS encoding UDP-glucose dehydrogenase family protein, whose translation is MKISIVGCGYVGTVTGVCFADFGHDIIFYDIDGKKLDLLARGEAPIYEPSLDGLIRKNREHLVTTPDLTAAVRDTDITFVCVGTPSRQDGSIDLAYILSAGATIGEGLQEMPGFHSIIVKSTVFPGSTEGPVRSVIEQESGKQAFVDFGLGSNPEFLREGNAVRDFCEPDRIVLGTGDTRTARMLGNLYASFTCPKIETSIRTAEMIKYASNAFLATKISFANEIGNLAKKLGIDSEEVFAGVGLDSRIGPAFFRTGIGFGGSCFPKDVRALIAGAGGHGEDLHVLHAALRVNEDQPLRLFRLIQARIPDLKGRRIGILGLAFKPDTDDVRESRAIPIVRALLDAGADIIAYDPLAMENFAALFPQIDYAPSARAVLSADAVLITTEWEEFEHLDYSGATVIDGRRIAAASRTAEIYEGVCW